One Oleidesulfovibrio alaskensis DSM 16109 genomic region harbors:
- a CDS encoding HlyD family type I secretion periplasmic adaptor subunit, protein MNRRGTDGYRLEDIEYMSEVDAALRRRGHPFAFMLSASVALLFGVLVIWAHFAVLDEVTRGLGQVIPSQRVQEIQNLEGGILQEIAVSEGQIVEKGDILVRIDNEAAASFYRDAYSKSLEHKAAIARLEAELEGWREIVFPEDVMQSAPLVIQGQASIAAAKRQQQQVELRVLENQREQKIKEVQEMVQRRQNLESSLRVAMEQRDIARPLMEKKVYPRVDYLTLEQKVISLRGEIDSLALNIPRARFAAEEARERIRQREAEYRSEALEEMNRRQVELRSLQETLSAGGDRVTRTDVRSPVRGTVKKININTIGGVVKPGESIMQIVPLDDTLLIEARIRPQDIAFLHPGQKATVKITAYDFSVYGGLEGKVEQISADTIQDNDGNSFYLVKLRTRASAIQYRGEQLPIIPGMMATVDILTGKKTVLDYLLKPILKARQNALRER, encoded by the coding sequence ATGAACAGACGCGGAACTGACGGGTACCGTCTTGAAGATATCGAATATATGAGCGAGGTTGATGCCGCCCTGCGTCGCAGGGGGCACCCCTTTGCCTTTATGCTTTCAGCCAGCGTGGCCTTGTTGTTCGGCGTGCTGGTTATCTGGGCGCATTTTGCCGTGCTGGATGAAGTGACCAGAGGGCTGGGACAGGTCATCCCGTCGCAGCGCGTGCAGGAAATCCAGAACCTTGAAGGGGGCATTCTGCAGGAGATCGCCGTTTCGGAAGGGCAGATTGTGGAAAAAGGCGATATTCTTGTACGCATTGACAATGAAGCCGCGGCCAGTTTTTACCGCGACGCCTATTCAAAGTCACTGGAGCACAAAGCCGCCATAGCCAGACTGGAGGCTGAACTGGAAGGCTGGCGCGAGATTGTTTTTCCCGAAGATGTCATGCAGAGCGCCCCGCTGGTTATACAGGGGCAGGCTTCTATTGCTGCGGCAAAACGGCAGCAGCAGCAGGTGGAACTGCGCGTGCTGGAAAACCAGCGCGAACAGAAGATAAAAGAAGTGCAGGAAATGGTACAGCGCAGGCAGAATCTGGAAAGCAGCCTGCGTGTGGCCATGGAACAGCGTGACATTGCCCGTCCGCTGATGGAAAAAAAGGTATACCCGCGTGTGGATTACCTGACTCTTGAGCAGAAGGTCATTTCACTGCGCGGAGAAATAGATTCGCTGGCACTGAATATACCGCGTGCACGGTTTGCGGCTGAAGAAGCGCGGGAACGTATACGGCAGCGCGAAGCGGAATATCGCAGCGAGGCGCTGGAAGAGATGAACAGACGTCAGGTTGAACTGCGCTCGTTGCAGGAAACCCTGTCCGCAGGCGGCGACAGAGTCACCCGTACCGATGTGCGTTCTCCTGTGCGCGGTACCGTGAAAAAAATCAATATCAACACCATCGGCGGGGTGGTGAAGCCCGGTGAATCAATCATGCAGATTGTTCCTCTGGACGATACTCTGCTGATAGAAGCCCGCATCAGGCCGCAGGATATCGCCTTTCTGCACCCCGGGCAGAAAGCCACTGTAAAGATAACTGCATATGATTTTTCGGTGTATGGCGGTCTGGAAGGCAAGGTGGAGCAGATAAGCGCCGATACCATTCAGGATAATGATGGCAACAGTTTTTATCTGGTCAAGCTGCGTACCAGAGCAAGCGCCATACAGTACAGGGGCGAGCAGTTGCCCATTATTCCGGGCATGATGGCCACGGTGGATATTCTTACGGGCAAAAAGACCGTGCTCGATTACCTGCTTAAGCCCATTCTGAAGGCCAGACAGAACGCGCTCAGGGAGCGTTGA
- a CDS encoding type I secretion system permease/ATPase: MADIKESEDKGMRQDSADHGGAGERPSAPEHFAPSPKNVDYEHALLRSLCTMFRLLGKPVSINVLKSFLPVRQGELKPAACIRSASHAGMDARMVLRKSVADISVLTLPCILLLKGGHSCVLTAVDDEEATVIFPESGEREQQVPLERLENEFAGYAMYCKLHKRLDKRASSIKLLKTKRWFWGTIWNFMPIYKHVIVASLVTNLLVIASPLFFMNVYDRVVPNNALETLWVLAVGIIIAYTFDFLLRNLRSYFVDVAGRNADIVLASRLLQHLMGMRLDNKPDSTGALANNLREFESLREFFSSTTLLALVDLPFLFIFILIIYFIGGPLAFIPAIAVPVVTIAGILLQYPFQRVVEAGYKEAAQKNALLIEIINGLETVKTSQAEGRMQHLWERVVGMSAESNQQAKRLANLSVTFSFLSAQLVSVGIIVWGVYLIADGRLTMGALIGCNILAGRAMAPLSQIAAMLSRLQQSRMALKSLDMLMKAPLERSEDQTYFDYSGLSHDIRLEQLTFKYPGAERYALENVNLHIRPGERVGVIGKMGSGKSTLGRLCVGLYQPVEGAVKVGGVDIRQLDVADLRARTGYVSQDNYLFYGSVRDNIALGQPDLDDRMILRAATLAGVTEFVRTHPAGFGMPVGERGMALSGGQRQAVVIARALLHDPEILIMDEPSSNMDNSAEYNLKKRLASIIAGKTLILVTHRMSMLDLVDRLVVLDHGKVVADGPKDKVLEALASEQVRTAAPAGMARGGAAARA, from the coding sequence ATGGCTGACATAAAAGAAAGCGAGGATAAAGGCATGCGGCAGGATTCCGCAGACCACGGCGGGGCGGGGGAGCGTCCTTCTGCGCCGGAGCATTTTGCGCCTTCTCCGAAAAATGTTGACTATGAACACGCGTTGCTGCGCAGCCTGTGCACAATGTTCCGGCTGCTGGGCAAGCCTGTTTCCATAAATGTCCTTAAATCATTTCTGCCTGTGCGGCAGGGCGAACTGAAGCCTGCTGCGTGCATCCGTTCGGCCAGCCATGCGGGTATGGATGCACGCATGGTGCTGCGTAAGTCCGTTGCCGACATTTCCGTGCTGACCCTGCCGTGCATTCTGTTGCTCAAAGGCGGACATTCCTGCGTGCTTACGGCTGTGGACGATGAAGAAGCCACGGTTATCTTTCCGGAGTCCGGCGAGCGCGAACAGCAGGTTCCGCTTGAACGGCTGGAAAATGAGTTTGCCGGATACGCCATGTACTGCAAGCTGCACAAGCGGCTGGACAAGCGCGCAAGCAGTATCAAACTGTTGAAAACCAAACGCTGGTTCTGGGGTACCATCTGGAATTTCATGCCCATATACAAGCATGTTATTGTCGCCAGTCTGGTCACCAACCTGCTTGTCATCGCTTCTCCGCTTTTTTTTATGAACGTGTACGACAGGGTGGTGCCCAACAACGCGCTGGAAACGCTGTGGGTGCTGGCTGTGGGAATTATCATAGCCTATACGTTTGATTTTCTGCTGCGCAATCTGCGCAGCTATTTTGTGGATGTTGCGGGCAGAAACGCAGATATCGTTCTGGCCAGCAGGTTGCTGCAGCACCTTATGGGGATGCGGCTGGACAACAAGCCGGACTCCACAGGCGCACTGGCAAACAATCTGCGCGAGTTTGAATCACTGCGTGAATTTTTCAGCTCCACAACGTTACTGGCGCTGGTGGACCTGCCTTTTCTGTTCATTTTCATACTGATCATTTATTTCATCGGCGGACCGCTGGCGTTTATTCCTGCCATCGCGGTGCCTGTGGTCACCATTGCCGGCATTCTTCTGCAGTATCCTTTTCAGCGCGTGGTTGAAGCCGGCTATAAAGAGGCGGCCCAGAAAAACGCGCTGCTTATCGAAATCATCAACGGGCTTGAAACAGTCAAAACATCGCAGGCAGAAGGGCGCATGCAGCACCTGTGGGAAAGGGTTGTCGGCATGAGTGCCGAATCCAACCAGCAGGCCAAACGCCTTGCCAATCTTTCGGTCACGTTTTCGTTTCTTTCCGCCCAGCTGGTGAGCGTCGGCATTATCGTCTGGGGGGTCTACCTCATCGCTGACGGCAGGCTTACCATGGGGGCGCTTATCGGCTGCAACATTCTGGCAGGCAGGGCCATGGCACCGTTAAGCCAGATAGCGGCCATGCTTTCGCGCCTGCAGCAGTCGCGTATGGCGCTCAAGTCGCTCGATATGCTTATGAAGGCGCCTCTGGAGCGTTCCGAAGACCAGACCTATTTTGACTATTCCGGCCTTTCTCACGACATCAGGCTTGAGCAGCTTACTTTTAAGTACCCCGGTGCAGAGCGGTATGCGCTGGAAAATGTCAATCTGCATATCCGCCCCGGAGAGCGTGTCGGTGTTATCGGCAAGATGGGATCGGGCAAAAGCACACTCGGGCGGTTGTGCGTGGGGTTGTATCAGCCGGTGGAAGGCGCGGTGAAAGTGGGCGGGGTTGATATCCGTCAGCTGGATGTGGCCGACCTGCGTGCCCGCACGGGCTATGTCTCGCAGGATAACTATCTGTTTTACGGATCGGTGAGAGACAACATAGCGTTGGGCCAGCCCGACCTTGATGACCGGATGATACTCCGTGCGGCCACGCTTGCCGGTGTGACCGAATTTGTGCGCACCCATCCCGCAGGCTTCGGCATGCCGGTGGGTGAGCGGGGCATGGCCCTTTCCGGCGGGCAGCGGCAGGCAGTGGTCATTGCCCGCGCCCTGCTGCATGATCCGGAAATTCTCATTATGGATGAACCTAGCAGCAACATGGACAATAGCGCGGAATATAATCTTAAAAAGCGTCTTGCATCCATAATAGCAGGCAAGACCCTTATACTGGTGACACACCGCATGAGTATGCTTGATCTTGTGGACAGACTTGTGGTGCTGGACCACGGCAAAGTGGTGGCCGACGGCCCCAAGGACAAGGTGCTTGAAGCGCTGGCCTCGGAACAGGTGCGCACGGCAGCCCCGGCAGGGATGGCACGCGGCGGGGCGGCGGCACGGGCATGA
- a CDS encoding type I secretion C-terminal target domain-containing protein yields the protein MADVQSMHSEALTLSAPPAATSVTVNLSGSELLLPLFSLADVTIVRNGADLVIRFPDGGTLVLQHFAAADGQLPDVQLADGSIIPGESILNALAATPELETAAGPASPSGGTGEYADNAGTIAEGLEALGSVDSGRSQALNDPGTQADSATPAAVSAGGRQSTSADASADIYGTEGDDTLTGTPSADRIHGLGGNDLLAGTGGNDTIFGNEGDDTLIGGSGDDMLDGGSGIDTASYAGAGSGVQADLSAGTATGTTTGNDTLDGIENLTGSAFNDTLTGSDENNSLLGGAGDDRLFGGKGNDTLDGGADNDFLSGGAGNDLLHGGAGNDELRGGGGDDDLYGDAGDDTLYGGAGSDLLQGGEGDDVLHGGSGVDYLNGGAGNDTLNGGSGDDTLYGGTGDDLIRGGADNDTLYGEDGNDTLRGNQGNDDLYGDAGDDRLFGGEGNDTLDGGADNDFLSGGAGNDLLHGGAGNDTLTGGSGNDLLDGGAGNDTAVFRGASGQYTITRTQDGGYRIEDNVEGRDGITTVTNVEQLQFKDGTFTPEDVAAPLSITLNNQNTPDPDWHSAEANMDASYSGTHNAGAELGGRGMVTVSTGNTGTDVTLDSGWNSVKSVKAESAEAATLHLSGFVHADVTLGSGDDSHVTLDNIKRGTITTGDGNDTVNASVTTNDRSAGGNDRWNHLDFNTGEGADTITLTTGDQHSHQNRATLLTVDSGSGDDTVTVNIDAKSVTAETGTGNDTVTLSGRFGQVDVATGEGADHVTAQGTSQNMHIATGQGADHITVSGSHTATTVQAGSGADHITISGSTGNLDVSAGDGANHVTVSGAHGNTQIDTGTNADTVSVSGTSTRLDINTGGGSDTVTLSGSHTDVSVSTGAGKDHVTINGFAGAAVLDGGSGYDTLSLAGSRADYSFEKHGDSLLITDTYGNSLDATSFESFTFADGGYSADQLTNTAPVITDAPQTVTLDQAELAAFSIVAHTRAADADGDTLRYSIASPEDGAGNPLFAVHTSDAADGTHHAGDIYLTEAGAHYYRTHGSDSSLSLTVHDGYDSDTAQVDISFTDSTNTVHAAVSQGLTGELTPGSDLVVSTHINAESGSYESSLGIYFATADGTPISGIIVDAHAQTGDAGTITIAAQDIPAGAEKFGYFIAPDAYDSNGETSFSWQHGFEFHSDITDGMKVFFQNSGSADAPRWSAHTEAGEKLTLGDPLQHENIYFSDAQLNGGNQHATLHTDGTISWEDSRHWINNFGNDDIFVQHTTNQSGAHGSDHADMLIGGTLPDNLVGGAGNDILFGNEGHDVLSGGAGNDILTGGQGADTFVFTAQGLHDGQSAIDHITDFNVNEGDVLDISDLLDGYGHGGATVSLGADPHNENSSMLTITPAQGDGSQRIVLDGVSLDSLGGSTGHDSPEAILQALINQHKIIDA from the coding sequence ATGGCCGACGTCCAAAGCATGCATTCTGAAGCCCTTACGCTTTCAGCCCCTCCGGCTGCCACATCAGTTACCGTCAACCTTTCCGGCTCCGAGCTTCTGCTTCCCCTCTTTTCACTTGCCGATGTGACCATAGTTCGCAACGGCGCAGATCTCGTCATCCGTTTTCCAGACGGAGGCACACTGGTACTGCAGCATTTTGCCGCTGCAGACGGGCAGTTGCCTGACGTACAGCTGGCAGACGGTTCCATTATTCCCGGCGAATCCATTCTGAACGCGCTTGCCGCCACTCCTGAACTGGAAACAGCCGCAGGACCGGCTTCTCCCAGCGGGGGCACCGGTGAATACGCCGACAATGCAGGAACCATTGCCGAAGGTCTGGAAGCTCTGGGATCCGTCGACAGCGGACGCAGTCAGGCTTTGAATGATCCGGGAACACAAGCAGACTCCGCCACGCCTGCAGCTGTCTCGGCCGGTGGCCGTCAGAGCACTTCAGCAGACGCTTCTGCCGACATCTACGGCACCGAAGGCGACGACACGCTTACGGGCACCCCGTCGGCAGACCGCATACACGGGCTGGGAGGAAATGATCTGCTGGCCGGAACCGGCGGAAACGACACAATTTTCGGCAACGAGGGTGACGATACGCTTATCGGCGGCAGCGGCGATGACATGCTGGACGGCGGAAGCGGTATCGACACCGCATCCTATGCCGGCGCAGGCTCCGGCGTTCAGGCCGACTTATCCGCCGGCACCGCCACAGGGACAACCACGGGCAACGACACCCTTGACGGTATCGAAAATCTGACCGGCAGCGCATTCAACGACACTCTGACGGGCAGTGATGAAAATAACAGTCTGCTGGGCGGCGCCGGTGATGACAGACTGTTCGGCGGTAAAGGCAACGACACCCTTGACGGCGGTGCCGATAACGATTTTCTCAGCGGCGGCGCAGGCAATGACCTGTTGCACGGCGGTGCAGGTAACGACGAACTTCGCGGCGGCGGCGGTGACGACGACCTGTACGGCGATGCAGGAGATGACACACTGTATGGCGGAGCAGGCAGCGATCTGCTGCAGGGCGGTGAAGGCGACGATGTGCTTCACGGCGGCAGCGGGGTTGATTATCTGAACGGCGGCGCAGGCAATGACACCCTGAACGGCGGCTCCGGCGACGATACCTTGTACGGCGGTACCGGTGACGACCTGATACGGGGCGGAGCCGACAACGACACCCTGTACGGTGAAGACGGCAACGACACGCTGCGCGGCAATCAGGGCAACGACGACCTGTACGGCGACGCAGGTGATGACAGACTGTTCGGCGGTGAAGGCAACGACACCCTTGACGGCGGCGCTGATAACGATTTTCTCAGCGGCGGCGCAGGCAATGACCTTTTGCACGGCGGTGCAGGTAACGACACGCTCACCGGCGGCTCCGGCAACGACCTGCTGGACGGCGGCGCAGGAAATGACACAGCTGTCTTCCGGGGAGCTTCCGGACAGTATACCATCACCCGCACGCAAGACGGCGGATACCGCATTGAAGACAATGTGGAAGGAAGGGACGGCATAACCACCGTTACCAATGTGGAGCAGCTGCAATTCAAAGACGGGACATTCACTCCCGAAGATGTCGCAGCCCCTCTTTCCATCACGCTGAACAATCAGAACACTCCCGATCCGGACTGGCACTCTGCAGAAGCCAACATGGACGCCTCATACAGCGGCACCCACAACGCAGGGGCAGAACTGGGCGGGCGCGGCATGGTCACAGTATCAACCGGCAACACGGGCACAGATGTCACGCTTGATTCCGGCTGGAACAGTGTCAAAAGCGTAAAGGCCGAAAGTGCGGAGGCAGCCACACTGCACCTTTCCGGTTTTGTACATGCCGATGTAACACTGGGCAGCGGTGACGACAGCCATGTCACGCTGGATAACATCAAGCGGGGCACCATTACCACCGGCGACGGCAACGACACAGTCAATGCTTCCGTGACCACCAACGACCGCAGCGCCGGCGGCAACGACCGCTGGAACCATCTTGACTTCAACACGGGTGAAGGTGCCGACACCATTACGCTGACCACCGGTGACCAGCACAGCCATCAGAACAGGGCCACCCTCCTCACCGTGGACAGCGGCTCCGGTGACGACACCGTAACCGTCAACATTGATGCGAAATCCGTCACTGCGGAAACCGGCACGGGCAACGATACCGTCACCCTGTCGGGCAGGTTCGGGCAAGTCGACGTTGCAACCGGCGAAGGTGCCGACCACGTTACTGCGCAAGGCACCAGCCAGAACATGCACATTGCCACCGGTCAGGGAGCCGACCACATAACCGTGTCCGGCAGCCATACGGCAACCACTGTGCAGGCAGGTTCAGGTGCCGATCATATCACCATAAGCGGCTCCACCGGCAATCTTGACGTATCAGCAGGAGACGGGGCCAACCATGTGACTGTCAGCGGGGCACACGGTAACACGCAGATAGACACAGGCACCAATGCCGACACCGTATCGGTAAGCGGTACCAGCACCAGACTGGACATTAACACAGGCGGCGGCAGCGATACCGTCACACTGAGCGGCAGCCACACAGATGTATCCGTCAGCACCGGCGCCGGTAAAGACCATGTCACCATAAACGGGTTTGCCGGTGCGGCCGTGCTCGACGGCGGTTCCGGATACGACACGCTCAGCCTTGCAGGCAGCAGAGCCGACTACTCCTTTGAAAAACACGGCGACAGCCTGCTGATAACTGACACGTACGGCAACTCTCTGGATGCCACCAGCTTTGAATCATTCACCTTTGCAGACGGCGGCTATTCCGCAGACCAGCTGACCAATACCGCGCCGGTCATCACGGATGCACCGCAGACCGTCACTCTTGATCAGGCAGAGCTTGCAGCGTTCAGCATTGTGGCGCATACCCGTGCGGCAGATGCCGACGGCGATACGCTGCGTTACAGTATAGCCTCGCCCGAAGATGGCGCCGGCAACCCGCTTTTTGCCGTGCACACCAGCGATGCGGCAGACGGAACACACCACGCGGGTGACATATACCTTACCGAAGCGGGCGCACACTACTACCGCACACACGGCAGCGACAGCTCGCTCTCTCTCACCGTGCATGACGGCTATGACTCCGACACTGCGCAGGTGGACATCAGCTTCACCGACTCCACCAACACTGTTCATGCTGCGGTATCGCAGGGACTCACCGGGGAGCTGACTCCCGGCAGTGATTTAGTGGTATCAACGCACATCAATGCGGAGTCCGGCAGCTATGAAAGCTCTCTGGGCATTTACTTTGCCACGGCCGACGGCACACCCATTTCCGGCATAATTGTGGACGCCCATGCCCAGACCGGCGACGCCGGTACAATCACCATCGCCGCGCAGGACATTCCCGCAGGTGCTGAAAAGTTCGGCTACTTCATCGCCCCCGATGCTTACGACTCCAACGGAGAGACAAGCTTCAGCTGGCAGCACGGCTTTGAATTCCACTCTGACATCACCGACGGAATGAAGGTATTCTTCCAGAATAGCGGAAGTGCGGACGCCCCCAGATGGTCAGCCCATACGGAAGCTGGAGAGAAACTGACACTCGGCGATCCTCTGCAGCATGAAAACATCTACTTCAGCGATGCGCAGCTCAACGGCGGAAATCAGCATGCCACGCTACATACCGACGGCACCATAAGCTGGGAAGATTCGCGCCATTGGATCAACAACTTCGGCAACGATGATATTTTTGTCCAGCATACCACCAACCAGTCCGGCGCTCACGGTTCCGACCATGCAGACATGCTTATCGGCGGCACCCTGCCGGATAATCTTGTGGGCGGCGCAGGTAACGACATTCTTTTCGGTAACGAAGGACATGACGTGCTGAGCGGCGGTGCAGGCAATGATATCCTGACCGGCGGGCAGGGAGCAGATACCTTTGTGTTTACTGCACAGGGGCTGCACGACGGCCAGTCGGCCATCGATCACATCACCGACTTTAACGTGAATGAAGGGGATGTGCTGGACATCAGCGACCTGCTGGACGGATACGGCCACGGTGGAGCCACTGTCAGTCTGGGGGCTGATCCGCACAATGAAAACAGCAGTATGCTTACTATCACCCCGGCACAGGGCGACGGCAGCCAGCGCATAGTGCTGGACGGTGTAAGTCTGGACTCACTGGGCGGCAGCACAGGGCACGACAGCCCGGAAGCCATACTGCAGGCACTGATCAATCAACACAAGATAATTGACGCGTAA
- a CDS encoding TolC family outer membrane protein has translation MLSGQAFAGTSLQQSVEATLKNNPVIKSFKEGVSAAKHDVRDAEGGWFPRLDFNAGYGVEQVNDALTRTDGRKNHWEERSDITTTLSQLLWDGGKVNSQIGIQEARLANADSRLTDNAEVLALEAIRAHLELYRQRNLVLLAEQNVKNHEDILKSQEERQRMGATSLADVSQTKGRLARAQASLSNARQELLVAEANYRRIAGTDAPEVDWADKPAGVPGTFDSALQLALTSNPKLAAQQAEIQENEQRIQLARSEYYPTFTAQASNTYKDQVESSTTWEVDNALQLRVSWNIFRGGSDLAAEKAEGARKRRSMMDLQNINEALMQETSDTWNALENAREQKRLFNEAVEYNTQTRDMYIEQFSVGQRSLLDVLDAENELYSSSIQLVTATVNEIVAEYRLVALGGKLIETVGLDPAIYKQETAEQNS, from the coding sequence ATGCTTTCCGGTCAAGCCTTTGCAGGAACTTCTTTACAGCAAAGTGTGGAAGCCACCCTGAAAAACAACCCTGTAATCAAATCATTCAAAGAAGGCGTGAGTGCCGCAAAGCATGATGTGCGCGATGCCGAAGGCGGCTGGTTTCCCCGGCTCGACTTCAATGCAGGGTACGGCGTGGAACAGGTGAACGATGCGCTGACCCGCACTGACGGCCGCAAGAACCACTGGGAAGAACGCAGCGACATAACCACCACGCTTTCACAGCTGCTGTGGGACGGCGGCAAGGTGAACAGCCAGATAGGCATTCAGGAAGCGCGGCTGGCAAATGCAGACAGCAGACTGACAGACAACGCGGAAGTACTCGCGCTGGAAGCCATCAGAGCGCACCTTGAGCTGTACCGCCAGCGCAATCTTGTTCTGCTGGCCGAACAGAATGTTAAAAATCATGAAGACATTCTGAAATCGCAGGAAGAGCGTCAGAGAATGGGTGCCACAAGTCTGGCTGACGTGTCGCAGACCAAAGGACGTCTTGCCCGTGCACAGGCATCGCTCAGCAATGCCCGGCAGGAACTGCTGGTGGCGGAAGCCAACTACAGACGCATTGCCGGTACAGATGCTCCGGAGGTGGACTGGGCCGATAAACCGGCCGGTGTGCCCGGCACGTTTGATTCCGCACTGCAGCTCGCGCTGACCAGCAACCCCAAGCTGGCAGCCCAGCAGGCTGAAATTCAGGAAAATGAACAGCGCATTCAGCTTGCACGTTCCGAATACTACCCCACCTTTACCGCTCAGGCTTCCAACACCTACAAGGATCAGGTGGAAAGCAGCACCACATGGGAAGTGGACAACGCCCTGCAACTGCGCGTTTCATGGAATATTTTCCGCGGCGGATCCGATCTGGCCGCAGAAAAAGCAGAAGGTGCCCGCAAGCGCCGTTCCATGATGGACCTGCAGAATATCAATGAAGCCCTGATGCAGGAAACCAGCGACACATGGAATGCTCTGGAAAACGCCCGTGAGCAGAAGCGGCTTTTCAACGAAGCAGTTGAATACAACACCCAGACCCGCGACATGTATATCGAGCAGTTCAGCGTGGGACAGCGCAGCCTGCTGGACGTGCTGGATGCCGAAAATGAGCTCTACAGCTCTTCCATCCAGCTGGTCACAGCCACGGTAAACGAAATCGTGGCCGAATACAGGCTGGTGGCGCTTGGCGGCAAACTGATAGAAACAGTCGGTCTCGATCCGGCCATCTACAAACAGGAAACCGCCGAACAGAACTCCTGA